A single region of the Triticum dicoccoides isolate Atlit2015 ecotype Zavitan chromosome 2B, WEW_v2.0, whole genome shotgun sequence genome encodes:
- the LOC119365784 gene encoding S-(+)-linalool synthase, chloroplastic-like isoform X1, translating to MAAAPTFFSICSAKPLLHSASPVARNVGRTSRNRGFFRPSPGIYPGWEPASHELLHDFDLQESLANVQALLHQYPMSRRDMLTTVDHLKRLCIDHYFQDEIDSVMDACVDLVHSDDLLDATLSLRLMREAGYYVSADDVLRKFTNDNGDFNHGLTKDIRGMLSLQDMSYLNMGEPSLYKANEFSGKHLRLAIKYLEPSLARYVRRSLDHPYHVSLMQYKARHHLSYLQSLPTRNTSIEDLALAEFQIKKLQHQREIQEVKRWWKDLGLAKEIPFARDQVLKWFMWPMTVLEGLSFSRYRIEITKIVSMVYIVDDIFDLVATQNELSLFNEAIKMWDPAAVDSLPSYMISCYRALYTVTNDIAAMVRKEHGLNPITHLKQAWAALFDGFMIEGKWLYTNQAPTSEDYLRNGIVTSGAPLVLLHLFFLLGHDLTEGNNDHMLRIISCTAKIMRLWDDMGSAKDESQEGLDGSYKELYHRENPHGDAEKHMLEMIASEWQDLNRECFSGTKSTLSHTFIGASLNFARMVRVMYGYDDEQRLPILEDYTRMLLF from the exons ATGGCTGCTGCGCCTACCTTCTTCTCCATCTGCTCCGCTAAGCCACTGCTCCATTCGGCTTCACCGGTGGCCCGGAATGTTGGCCGGACCAGTCGCAACCGTGGCTTCTTCCGCCCTTCACCGGGGATATATCCCGGGTGGGAGCCTGCGTCTCATGAGCTGTTGCATGATTTTGACTTGCAG GAAAGCCTAGCGAATGTTCAGGCGTTGTTGCATCAGTATCCAATGAGTAGACGGGACATGTTGACCACTGTTGATCACCTCAAGCGCCTCTGCATCGATCATTATTTCCAAGACGAGATCGACAGTGTCATGGATGCATGTGTGGATCTCGTTCATAGTGATGATTTACTTGATGCAACCCTTTCACTGAGGCTGATGAGAGAAGCTGGATATTATGTTTCGGCAG ACGATGTTCTTCGGAAGTTCACAAATGATAATGGTGATTTCAACCATGGGCTCACCAAAGACATTAGAGGGATGCTGAGCTTGCAAGACATGTCATACCTCAACATGGGAGAACCATCACTGTACAAGGCAAATGAATTCTCGGGCAAGCACCTTAGACTTGCAATTAAGTATTTGGAGCCAAGCCTTGCAAGATATGTGAGGCGGTCACTAGACCATCCCTATCATGTGAGCCTGATGCAGTACAAGGCAAGGCACCATCTGAGTTACCTCCAGAGCTTGCCCACTAGGAACACATCAATTGAGGATCTGGCACTTGCAGAGTTTCAGATTAAGAAGTTGCAGCATCAGAGGGAAATTCAAGAGGTTAAGAG ATGGTGGAAGGATTTGGGATTGGCTAAAGAAATACCGTTTGCAAGGGACCAAGTACTTAAATGGTTCATGTGGCCCATGACTGTCCTTGAGGGTTTGTCCTTCTCTAGATATCGGATTGAGATCACAAAGATCGTCTCCATGGTCTACATTGTGGATGACATCTTTGATCTTGTCGCCACACAAAATGAGCTCTCTCTTTTCAATGAGGCAATCAAAAT GTGGGATCCTGCTGCTGTTGATTCACTCCCGAGCTACATGATATCATGTTACAGGGCTCTTTACACTGTCACAAATGATATAGCCGCTATGGTTAGAAAAGAGCATGGACTGAACCCTATCACTCATCTCAAGCAAGCT TGGGCAGCTTTGTTTGATGGATTCATGATTGAGGGAAAATGGCTATATACTAATCAGGCCCCCACATCAGAGGACTACCTAAGAAACGGTATCGTCACTTCAGGAGCACCACTAGTACTCCTGCATCTTTTCTTCTTGCTAGGGCATGATTTAACAGAGGGCAACAACGACCACATGCTTCGGATCATCTCCTGCACTGCAAAGATCATGAGGCTTTGGGATGACATGGGCAGTGCAAAG GATGAATCACAAGAAGGGCTCGACGGATCTTACAAGGAGTTGTACCACAGAGAAAATCCTCATGGTGACGCGGAGAAGCACATGCTGGAGATGATCGCGAGTGAATGGCAGGATCTGAATAGGGAATGCTTCTCTGGGACAAAGTCAACACTATCGCATACCTTCATCGGGGCATCACTCAACTTTGCAAGGATGGTCCGCGTCATGTATGGCTATGACGACGAACAGAGGCTCCCCATCCTTGAGGATTACACCAGGATGTTGCTCTTCTGA
- the LOC119365784 gene encoding S-(+)-linalool synthase, chloroplastic-like isoform X2 yields MAAAPTFFSICSAKPLLHSASPVARNVGRTSRNRGFFRPSPGIYPGWEPASHELLHDFDLQESLANVQALLHQYPMSRRDMLTTVDHLKRLCIDHYFQDEIDSVMDACVDLVHSDDLLDATLSLRLMREAGYYVSADDVLRKFTNDNGDFNHGLTKDIRGMLSLQDMSYLNMGEPSLYKANEFSGKHLRLAIKYLEPSLARYVRRSLDHPYHVSLMQYKARHHLSYLQSLPTRNTSIEDLALAEFQIKKLQHQREIQEVKRWDPAAVDSLPSYMISCYRALYTVTNDIAAMVRKEHGLNPITHLKQAWAALFDGFMIEGKWLYTNQAPTSEDYLRNGIVTSGAPLVLLHLFFLLGHDLTEGNNDHMLRIISCTAKIMRLWDDMGSAKDESQEGLDGSYKELYHRENPHGDAEKHMLEMIASEWQDLNRECFSGTKSTLSHTFIGASLNFARMVRVMYGYDDEQRLPILEDYTRMLLF; encoded by the exons ATGGCTGCTGCGCCTACCTTCTTCTCCATCTGCTCCGCTAAGCCACTGCTCCATTCGGCTTCACCGGTGGCCCGGAATGTTGGCCGGACCAGTCGCAACCGTGGCTTCTTCCGCCCTTCACCGGGGATATATCCCGGGTGGGAGCCTGCGTCTCATGAGCTGTTGCATGATTTTGACTTGCAG GAAAGCCTAGCGAATGTTCAGGCGTTGTTGCATCAGTATCCAATGAGTAGACGGGACATGTTGACCACTGTTGATCACCTCAAGCGCCTCTGCATCGATCATTATTTCCAAGACGAGATCGACAGTGTCATGGATGCATGTGTGGATCTCGTTCATAGTGATGATTTACTTGATGCAACCCTTTCACTGAGGCTGATGAGAGAAGCTGGATATTATGTTTCGGCAG ACGATGTTCTTCGGAAGTTCACAAATGATAATGGTGATTTCAACCATGGGCTCACCAAAGACATTAGAGGGATGCTGAGCTTGCAAGACATGTCATACCTCAACATGGGAGAACCATCACTGTACAAGGCAAATGAATTCTCGGGCAAGCACCTTAGACTTGCAATTAAGTATTTGGAGCCAAGCCTTGCAAGATATGTGAGGCGGTCACTAGACCATCCCTATCATGTGAGCCTGATGCAGTACAAGGCAAGGCACCATCTGAGTTACCTCCAGAGCTTGCCCACTAGGAACACATCAATTGAGGATCTGGCACTTGCAGAGTTTCAGATTAAGAAGTTGCAGCATCAGAGGGAAATTCAAGAGGTTAAGAG GTGGGATCCTGCTGCTGTTGATTCACTCCCGAGCTACATGATATCATGTTACAGGGCTCTTTACACTGTCACAAATGATATAGCCGCTATGGTTAGAAAAGAGCATGGACTGAACCCTATCACTCATCTCAAGCAAGCT TGGGCAGCTTTGTTTGATGGATTCATGATTGAGGGAAAATGGCTATATACTAATCAGGCCCCCACATCAGAGGACTACCTAAGAAACGGTATCGTCACTTCAGGAGCACCACTAGTACTCCTGCATCTTTTCTTCTTGCTAGGGCATGATTTAACAGAGGGCAACAACGACCACATGCTTCGGATCATCTCCTGCACTGCAAAGATCATGAGGCTTTGGGATGACATGGGCAGTGCAAAG GATGAATCACAAGAAGGGCTCGACGGATCTTACAAGGAGTTGTACCACAGAGAAAATCCTCATGGTGACGCGGAGAAGCACATGCTGGAGATGATCGCGAGTGAATGGCAGGATCTGAATAGGGAATGCTTCTCTGGGACAAAGTCAACACTATCGCATACCTTCATCGGGGCATCACTCAACTTTGCAAGGATGGTCCGCGTCATGTATGGCTATGACGACGAACAGAGGCTCCCCATCCTTGAGGATTACACCAGGATGTTGCTCTTCTGA